A single window of Flavobacterium sp. 140616W15 DNA harbors:
- a CDS encoding TolC family protein: protein MKMQFFALVFFGLASGNLLAQTVTLPNALERSVQNFEKIKAKEAMVLASRENVIHQKSQYLPDFTLMAQQSYGTINAQNGPMYGFGGLGVASTSMPLQEQNWNAAFGSLYLANINWNLFTFGKIKSQVSIAKADETVAQKDLDQLKFQHQVKVGAAYLNLLAAQRVKFVQDKNLERAAVVATTTESRSNSGLIPEVDFSLAKAEVANAKSAVIKAYDMELDYSKALAVMMGEEYRKYELDSLFTNKTPMLLLESSLETSKHPILEWQNSAVQKSVQQEKLQSALGLPTISSFGVIQGRGSGFDWNYVQDNSAFSKSYSDGVGIDRSNYLVGIGISWNLMNIYRQSSKKKEQKFITQSLQKEYEYMNQELVAQQKLADDKLKNAFENFEETKTQVKAATEAYQQHTALYNNGLTTIVDLTQSFYTLNRAEIDYEIAQNNIWQALWIKAAAKGDLSILLNAIY from the coding sequence ATGAAAATGCAATTCTTTGCATTGGTATTCTTCGGTTTAGCCTCTGGAAATCTTTTGGCGCAGACCGTAACTTTACCAAATGCTCTTGAACGTTCTGTTCAGAATTTTGAAAAAATAAAAGCCAAAGAAGCAATGGTACTTGCTTCAAGAGAAAATGTAATACACCAAAAAAGTCAATATTTGCCTGATTTTACCTTGATGGCACAACAGAGTTATGGAACTATCAACGCTCAAAACGGACCTATGTATGGGTTTGGTGGTTTGGGTGTTGCATCGACTTCTATGCCTTTGCAGGAGCAAAACTGGAATGCCGCTTTTGGCTCCCTTTACTTGGCAAACATCAATTGGAATCTATTTACGTTTGGTAAAATAAAAAGTCAGGTTTCCATAGCCAAAGCCGATGAAACTGTTGCTCAAAAAGACTTGGATCAACTAAAATTCCAACATCAGGTAAAAGTTGGTGCTGCTTATTTGAACCTCTTAGCCGCACAACGCGTAAAGTTTGTGCAGGACAAAAACCTGGAACGTGCTGCAGTTGTCGCTACAACTACCGAGAGCCGTTCGAATAGCGGTTTGATTCCAGAGGTCGATTTTTCTTTGGCTAAAGCCGAAGTTGCCAATGCTAAATCGGCAGTAATAAAAGCCTATGATATGGAACTCGATTACTCCAAAGCGCTGGCTGTTATGATGGGCGAAGAATATCGTAAGTACGAACTCGATAGCCTTTTTACCAACAAAACTCCTATGCTACTTCTTGAATCTTCATTAGAAACTAGCAAACATCCTATTTTGGAATGGCAAAACAGTGCGGTTCAAAAAAGCGTACAACAAGAAAAACTACAATCGGCACTGGGGCTTCCTACTATTTCGTCCTTTGGTGTAATACAAGGTCGTGGCTCAGGCTTCGATTGGAATTATGTACAAGACAATTCGGCTTTTTCTAAATCTTACTCAGATGGAGTTGGCATAGACCGCAGCAATTATCTTGTGGGTATTGGTATCAGTTGGAATCTGATGAATATATACCGTCAGTCATCCAAAAAGAAAGAGCAAAAATTCATCACACAATCCTTGCAAAAGGAATATGAGTATATGAATCAAGAACTTGTGGCGCAACAAAAATTGGCAGATGACAAATTAAAAAATGCATTTGAAAATTTTGAAGAAACCAAAACACAAGTAAAAGCTGCTACAGAAGCTTACCAACAACATACTGCATTATACAATAACGGATTAACGACTATTGTAGATCTGACACAATCTTTCTATACGCTCAACAGAGCCGAAATAGACTATGAAATAGCACAAAACAACATCTGGCAAGCCTTATGGATTAAAGCTGCTGCCAAAGGGGATCTGTCTATTTTATTAAACGCCATTTACTAA
- a CDS encoding T9SS C-terminal target domain-containing protein, giving the protein MKKALLLFFLCITSTYGQILGCTDPLSKNYNPKATENDGSCVYKSVKIKPEYSNKISDSIKETSGLIAFDSLLWTHNDDHDKTIYGLNHQGEIRKKIVLEGVINTDWEEISQDSTHIYIGDFGNNYTGNRSNLHILKIEKESFLAGKPVIDTISFTYSNQTNFTKKNPNKTNFDCEAFIVTNDSIYLFTKQWKQTKTSIYALPNTPGNHIAQLKETLDVKGLVTGATYVPSKKLIVLSGYSKIGKPFLYLLYDYKNNDFLSGNKRRINIALPFHQIEGIATEDGLHYYLTNESLVRKPVLNIPQQIHRVDLSTFLSTYLER; this is encoded by the coding sequence ATGAAAAAAGCCCTTTTGCTTTTCTTTTTATGCATTACATCAACTTATGGACAAATCTTAGGTTGTACCGATCCGTTGTCTAAAAACTACAATCCAAAAGCTACTGAGAATGATGGAAGCTGTGTATACAAATCAGTAAAAATAAAACCAGAGTATTCTAATAAAATAAGTGATTCTATAAAAGAAACCTCGGGATTAATAGCTTTCGATTCGTTGTTATGGACACATAATGATGACCATGACAAAACCATTTATGGGCTAAATCATCAAGGAGAGATTAGAAAGAAAATCGTACTGGAGGGAGTAATTAATACCGACTGGGAAGAAATCTCACAAGACAGCACACATATATACATCGGCGATTTTGGAAATAATTATACAGGAAACAGAAGCAATTTGCATATCCTTAAAATCGAAAAAGAATCGTTTCTGGCAGGAAAACCTGTTATCGATACCATTTCGTTTACCTATTCCAATCAAACCAATTTTACCAAGAAAAACCCAAACAAAACCAACTTTGATTGCGAAGCTTTTATCGTTACAAACGACAGTATTTATTTGTTTACCAAACAATGGAAACAAACTAAAACCAGCATTTATGCTTTACCCAATACACCCGGAAATCATATTGCGCAACTAAAAGAAACCCTCGATGTAAAAGGATTGGTAACTGGTGCGACTTATGTGCCTTCTAAGAAACTGATAGTCCTTTCTGGTTATTCAAAAATTGGGAAACCATTTTTATATCTTTTGTATGATTATAAAAACAATGATTTTCTCTCAGGCAATAAACGAAGAATCAATATTGCATTGCCATTCCATCAAATTGAAGGTATCGCAACCGAAGATGGGTTACATTATTATTTAACCAATGAATCTTTAGTTAGAAAACCTGTACTTAATATACCTCAACAAATTCATCGAGTTGACTTAAGTACTTTTCTCAGCACCTATTTGGAACGATAA
- a CDS encoding DUF5009 domain-containing protein, which produces MKIKEDLFNKRIISIDAFRGITIFVMIFVNELASIKNVPQWMKHMPADADAMTFVDLVFPAFLFIVGMSIPFAFNARLIKGDTPKTIWTHTLKRALALIIIGVYMVNAEYGYDASKMVISVAFWGLLAYTMPIPIWNKYDKSFPRIAKNILQYGGMLVLVLLYFLYVQENGNIGITPKWWGILGLIGWAYLISVVYYWLVNGKLIAMIAFLFICLIANVLNQIQGSFVHEIKWIGFIAGHMTHATLVSAGVVISLLFFEGKISEKINWKVIGFGVLFFVLGYVLRPYYEVSKIRGTPSWVLYSAGICTVVFYFLYWLMEVKKQTKWSNFFMLAAANPLLIYILPGIIYYFNLAFKIHIIPDYFREGTPGIIWSLIFSTIMLFAMRIFNKYKIQLHL; this is translated from the coding sequence ATGAAAATAAAAGAAGATTTATTCAATAAAAGAATTATTTCTATAGATGCTTTTCGTGGGATTACCATTTTTGTTATGATTTTTGTCAATGAGTTGGCAAGTATAAAAAATGTACCACAATGGATGAAACACATGCCAGCGGATGCTGATGCAATGACATTTGTTGATTTGGTATTTCCTGCATTTTTATTTATTGTAGGAATGTCTATTCCATTTGCATTTAATGCAAGATTAATTAAAGGAGATACGCCTAAAACTATCTGGACACATACCTTGAAAAGAGCATTGGCACTAATCATTATCGGAGTTTATATGGTAAATGCCGAATATGGTTATGATGCATCCAAGATGGTAATTTCGGTTGCTTTTTGGGGGCTTTTGGCATATACTATGCCAATTCCTATTTGGAATAAATACGATAAATCATTTCCTAGAATTGCTAAAAATATATTGCAATATGGTGGAATGTTGGTTTTGGTATTGTTGTATTTTTTATATGTTCAGGAAAACGGAAATATAGGAATCACGCCAAAGTGGTGGGGGATTCTTGGGCTTATAGGTTGGGCCTATTTAATTTCCGTAGTTTATTACTGGCTGGTTAACGGAAAGTTAATAGCAATGATTGCATTTCTTTTTATTTGTCTTATAGCAAATGTTTTAAATCAAATTCAAGGATCTTTTGTTCATGAAATAAAGTGGATTGGTTTTATTGCAGGACATATGACGCATGCTACATTGGTTTCAGCAGGAGTAGTAATATCTCTTTTGTTTTTTGAAGGAAAAATATCTGAGAAAATCAATTGGAAAGTAATAGGTTTTGGAGTGTTGTTTTTCGTGCTAGGATATGTATTAAGACCCTATTATGAGGTTTCAAAAATAAGAGGAACACCATCATGGGTATTGTATTCAGCAGGTATTTGTACAGTAGTATTTTATTTCTTGTATTGGTTAATGGAAGTCAAAAAACAAACCAAGTGGAGTAATTTTTTTATGCTAGCTGCCGCAAATCCACTTCTTATTTATATACTTCCTGGAATAATATATTATTTCAATTTAGCATTTAAAATACATATAATTCCAGATTATTTTCGCGAGGGAACTCCAGGAATTATCTGGTCTTTAATATTCTCAACGATTATGCTATTTGCTATGCGAATTTTTAATAAATATAAGATTCAACTGCATTTGTAA
- a CDS encoding DUF4272 domain-containing protein, translated as MTEEQRRQIKIDNDAIIKQKEYRVNDWLPILDAPKLRTLEEIKGRMSVMNALINIAFEAPTYIIKEWIENHDLTKYLSDSEKEILEKENDDLTEYEVNSLRWYLESLWAFMWVTEMISGLEAEDYIGDNMASLLPNLENGDSNQKLESLQRLKSEVEIYTMLDYYYRIHWYCVDERLNGRQAKLNEGLVYERRKSLEWIYNRADDWDNVEMGT; from the coding sequence ATGACTGAAGAACAACGCAGACAAATAAAAATTGATAATGATGCTATCATAAAGCAAAAAGAATACCGAGTAAATGATTGGTTGCCAATTTTGGATGCACCAAAGCTAAGAACTCTGGAAGAGATAAAAGGAAGAATGTCAGTTATGAATGCTTTGATAAACATTGCTTTTGAAGCTCCAACTTATATTATTAAAGAATGGATTGAGAATCATGATTTGACTAAATACTTATCAGATTCAGAAAAAGAAATATTAGAAAAAGAAAATGATGATTTAACTGAATACGAAGTTAATTCCCTAAGATGGTATTTAGAGTCTTTATGGGCTTTTATGTGGGTAACAGAGATGATTTCTGGGCTAGAAGCAGAGGATTATATTGGAGATAATATGGCTTCACTCTTACCAAATTTGGAAAATGGAGATAGTAATCAGAAATTAGAAAGTTTGCAGCGTCTAAAATCAGAAGTTGAGATTTACACTATGCTTGATTATTATTACCGAATTCATTGGTATTGTGTAGATGAAAGACTAAATGGTCGACAAGCAAAACTAAACGAAGGATTAGTATATGAAAGACGAAAATCATTAGAGTGGATTTATAATCGAGCCGATGATTGGGATAATGTAGAAATGGGTACATAA
- a CDS encoding glycosyltransferase family 2 protein, giving the protein MQLSVIILNYNVRYFLEQCVLSVQDALSSIESEIIVIDNNSSDDSCEMIRSRFPNIKLIQNSENLGFPKGNNIGVSQAKGDYICILNPDTVVAEDTFTKVLVFAKEQHDLGIVGVNLIDGAGKFLPESKRGIPTPWVAFTKIAGLYKIFPNSKYCNKYYAQHLQENQTGKVEILVGAFMVMKRDLYNEIGGFDEDCFMYSDDIDLSYMVLKNGKTNYYFSETTVIHYKGESTIKDEKYMKRFQDAMNFFYKKHFKVSFLFSLFMKIGIVFFSIIKMIQGNATVKTTPKEYFLYSSNDNLAEKLRLTLQNKVTFYDLKKEKMVNSCLIYIVKGAEVILDNQYISFKKCIDIIKTERHKKITFKILPKTTAFLIGSDSSNDRGKIVKII; this is encoded by the coding sequence ATGCAATTATCAGTAATCATACTTAATTACAATGTGCGTTATTTTCTAGAACAATGTGTTTTAAGTGTTCAGGATGCTCTTTCTTCAATAGAGAGTGAAATCATAGTCATTGATAATAATTCTTCAGATGATAGTTGTGAGATGATTCGCAGTCGTTTTCCCAATATAAAACTGATTCAGAATTCCGAAAATCTAGGTTTCCCAAAAGGGAATAATATTGGAGTTTCTCAGGCTAAAGGCGATTATATATGTATTCTAAATCCAGATACAGTAGTCGCCGAAGATACATTCACAAAAGTATTGGTCTTTGCCAAGGAGCAGCATGATTTAGGAATAGTAGGAGTGAATCTTATTGATGGGGCAGGTAAATTTCTTCCAGAGAGCAAGCGTGGTATTCCAACGCCTTGGGTAGCTTTTACTAAAATTGCAGGATTGTATAAGATTTTCCCGAATTCAAAATACTGCAATAAATATTATGCGCAACATTTACAAGAAAACCAAACAGGAAAAGTCGAAATACTCGTGGGGGCTTTTATGGTAATGAAACGAGATTTATATAATGAAATTGGAGGTTTCGATGAAGATTGCTTTATGTATTCTGATGATATTGATTTATCATATATGGTTTTGAAAAACGGAAAAACGAATTATTATTTTTCTGAAACTACTGTAATTCATTATAAAGGAGAAAGTACTATAAAGGATGAGAAATACATGAAACGCTTTCAGGATGCAATGAATTTCTTTTATAAGAAGCATTTTAAAGTGTCATTTTTATTTTCCCTTTTTATGAAAATAGGGATTGTCTTTTTTTCAATTATCAAAATGATTCAGGGAAATGCAACGGTAAAAACAACTCCTAAAGAGTATTTTTTGTATAGTTCAAATGATAATTTAGCCGAAAAATTGCGTTTAACTTTACAAAATAAAGTTACATTTTACGATTTAAAAAAAGAAAAAATGGTAAATTCGTGCCTGATTTATATAGTAAAAGGAGCTGAAGTAATTTTGGATAATCAATACATATCATTCAAGAAATGTATCGATATCATAAAAACGGAGAGGCATAAGAAGATTACTTTTAAAATTTTACCCAAAACCACTGCTTTTTTAATCGGAAGTGATTCTAGTAATGACAGAGGTAAAATCGTTAAAATCATATAA
- a CDS encoding dihydrolipoamide acetyltransferase family protein, with protein sequence MARFELKLPKMGESVAEATITNWLKEVGDKIEMDEAVLEIATDKVDSEVPSEVSGILIEQLFGKDDLVQVGQTIAIIETEGGSSFLVDKVAEEAVVPAEVAAIEKTIEIAKEAVAPTDYTTSDKFFSPLVKNIAKEENVSIAELESINGSGKDGRVTKEDILTYIAGRKDKPEAPKTETKVAVAAPVKVQEQVVSKAAPVSVNGGDEIIEMDRMRKLISGYMVASVQTSAHVQSFIEVDVTNIVKWREKVKTAFEKREGEKLTFTPIMMEAVAKALKDFPGMNISVDGDYIIKKKNINLGMAAALPNGNLIVPVIKNADQLNLVGMAKAVNDLGNRAKAGKLKPDDTQGGTYTVTNVGTFGSVFGTPIINQPQVGILALGAIRKVPAVIETPEGDFIGIRQKMFLSHSYDHRVVDGALGGSFVKRVAEYLEAFDVNRDF encoded by the coding sequence ATGGCAAGATTTGAATTAAAACTTCCTAAAATGGGAGAAAGTGTCGCTGAAGCAACAATCACGAACTGGTTGAAAGAAGTTGGAGACAAAATTGAAATGGATGAAGCAGTGCTTGAAATCGCTACCGATAAAGTGGATAGCGAAGTGCCAAGTGAAGTTTCTGGGATTTTGATTGAGCAATTGTTTGGTAAAGACGATTTGGTACAAGTAGGGCAAACTATTGCTATTATTGAAACAGAAGGTGGTTCTTCATTTTTGGTTGATAAAGTAGCAGAAGAAGCAGTTGTTCCAGCGGAAGTTGCAGCTATCGAAAAAACAATCGAAATTGCTAAAGAAGCGGTTGCTCCGACAGATTATACTACATCGGATAAATTCTTTTCGCCTTTGGTAAAAAACATTGCTAAAGAAGAAAATGTCTCTATCGCAGAGTTAGAGAGTATAAATGGTTCAGGAAAAGACGGTCGTGTGACCAAAGAAGATATATTGACTTATATTGCTGGTAGAAAAGACAAACCGGAAGCTCCAAAAACGGAAACCAAAGTTGCTGTTGCTGCACCAGTTAAAGTGCAGGAGCAGGTAGTTTCAAAAGCAGCGCCAGTTTCTGTGAATGGAGGCGATGAAATCATAGAGATGGACAGAATGCGTAAGCTTATTTCTGGTTATATGGTGGCTTCAGTTCAAACATCAGCGCACGTACAATCGTTTATTGAGGTGGATGTAACTAATATTGTAAAATGGAGAGAAAAAGTTAAAACTGCTTTTGAGAAAAGAGAAGGAGAGAAGTTAACTTTTACACCAATTATGATGGAAGCTGTTGCGAAAGCATTAAAAGACTTCCCGGGAATGAATATCTCAGTTGATGGTGATTATATCATTAAAAAGAAAAATATAAATTTAGGGATGGCGGCTGCGTTACCAAATGGAAATTTAATTGTTCCGGTAATTAAAAATGCAGATCAGTTAAACCTTGTTGGAATGGCAAAAGCGGTTAATGATTTAGGTAATCGTGCAAAAGCAGGAAAATTAAAACCAGATGACACACAAGGAGGTACATATACAGTAACTAATGTGGGAACATTTGGAAGTGTTTTTGGAACACCAATTATTAATCAACCACAAGTAGGTATTTTAGCTCTTGGGGCAATTCGTAAAGTACCAGCAGTTATAGAGACTCCAGAAGGAGATTTTATCGGAATTCGCCAAAAAATGTTCCTTTCGCACAGTTATGACCACCGAGTTGTAGATGGGGCATTAGGGGGAAGTTTTGTGAAGAGAGTAGCTGAATATTTAGAGGCTTTTGATGTAAACAGAGACTTCTAG
- a CDS encoding 3'-5' exonuclease, translated as MELKLNKPICFFDLETTGIDIGKDRIVEISIFKVFPNGNKESKTWLVNPTIPIPPQTTAVHGITDEKVANEPTFATLAPQVYNMIKDSDLAGFNSDRFDIPLLAEELLRAGVDFDMKNKCSVDVQTIFHKMEERTLSAALKFYCGKSLENAHSAEADTMATYEILKAQLDRYPELENDMKSLSEFTTRKKIADFAGMIAFDKDDEEVFTFGKHKGAKVEKILETEPGYFSWIQNADFPLYTKKVLTAIKLRKLNTK; from the coding sequence ATGGAACTGAAACTCAACAAACCAATTTGCTTTTTTGATCTTGAAACTACAGGAATTGACATCGGAAAAGATAGAATAGTAGAAATTTCAATATTTAAAGTTTTTCCAAACGGAAATAAAGAAAGTAAAACTTGGTTGGTGAATCCTACAATTCCAATTCCACCACAAACTACCGCTGTTCATGGTATTACCGATGAAAAAGTAGCCAATGAGCCTACATTTGCAACATTGGCTCCGCAGGTTTATAATATGATAAAAGATAGTGACTTGGCTGGATTTAATTCAGATCGTTTTGATATTCCATTATTGGCAGAAGAATTGCTGCGTGCAGGAGTTGATTTTGACATGAAAAATAAATGTTCTGTCGATGTGCAAACTATTTTTCATAAAATGGAAGAGAGAACATTAAGTGCTGCTTTAAAATTTTATTGTGGGAAAAGCTTAGAAAATGCGCATTCGGCAGAAGCGGATACAATGGCGACATATGAAATTCTTAAAGCGCAATTGGATCGTTATCCAGAATTGGAAAATGATATGAAATCATTGTCGGAATTTACAACCAGAAAAAAAATAGCTGATTTTGCAGGAATGATTGCTTTTGATAAAGATGATGAAGAGGTTTTTACTTTCGGAAAGCATAAAGGAGCAAAGGTGGAAAAGATTCTTGAAACAGAGCCAGGATATTTTAGCTGGATACAAAATGCTGATTTTCCTTTGTATACTAAAAAGGTATTAACGGCTATTAAATTAAGAAAGTTAAATACAAAATAA